CACGACGAGGATGTCGAGCTCTCCCCAGGCGACCTCGCGCAACATCTGCGTGATCGCCGAGATCACCATCGGCCCACGCCAGATCATCGGCGTCTCCTCGTCGACGAGGAAGCCGATCGACATCACCTTGAGCCCATAGGCCTCCATCGGCGCCAGAGTCCGGCCGGAGACGAGCTGGGGCTTGCCGGTGATGCCGAATATCTTCGGCATGGACGGCCCGTAGATGTCGGAATCGAGCACGCCGACCTTGAGGCCGAGCGTCGAGAGCGCGACGGCGAGATTGGCCGCGGTGGTCGACTTTCCGACGCCGCCCTTGCCGCTGGCGACGGCGATGATCTGCTTCACGCCGGGAACGCCGGTAGGCTTGGGCGCGCCGCCGGGGCCGGGGCGCTGCGCCTGTTGCCGGGCTTGCATGCCCGCCGAAGCCGCTGCCTTGTCCGCGGTCAGCCCGACAAGGACCTGGGTCACGCCCGGCAAGCCGCCGACCGCGCTTTCGGCCGCCTTGCGCACCGGCTCCATCGCGCCGGCCTCGGTCGCGTCGATGCCGATGGCGAAGATCACCTTGCCGCCATCGACCAGGATATCGCCGATGCGGCCGGAGGCGGCGAGCGATTGCCCGCTTGCCGGCAGCTCCACCAGTTCGAGCGCCCGCAGGACATCGGCTTGGGAGACGGTCACGTTGTCGAACTCCGTTTGTCGGAAGCGTCGTTCTCGGGCGGAGCGCAGCGCAGAGCCGAGAATCTCTTCGAGGAGATGCTCGGGTCAAGCCCGAGCATGACGCGGTTGTCTAGGCCGCCTTGCGAATATGGAAGACGAGGGCGCCGTCCGCATCCCCCTGCAACTCGATGGCATCGCCCGTTTCGCGCGCGAGATTAGGCAGGTCGATCACCGTCATCGGATCGGTGCATTGCACGACGAGCAGGCTGCCGGCCCGCGCGCCGCGAAGCGCCTTGCGCACGCGCAGCACCGGGAGCGGGCATTTCAGGCCGCGCAGATCGAGCGGAATGGTGTCCATGGTCTCGCGCCCGCCGGGCCGTTGTCGTCGCACTGCTTCATAGGACGGCTGTTCGGGTTGGAGCAACCGCCGCCATGCCGCATGCTTGACCCGCCTCGTCGCCGCGACGATGAAGGTCGGGCAGGATAACACGGAGTGCCGGCGGCGATGCTAGCGAAGAGCCGAAGCGGGCGAGGGCCGTGATGGCGCGGCTGAGCGGCGCCCGGACGGATTCCGAGCTCATCACTGTCGAGCAAGCCGGGGCTCGCGCGGCCGCGCTGGTCGCGCCGGTGGCCGATGCTCTCGCTCTGCCCCTGGGCGAAGCAGATGGCCGCACCCTGGCCGAGGCCGTGATCGCGCCGTTCGATCTGCCGCTTTTCTCCAATTCGGCGGTCGACGGTTATGCCGTCCGCTCTGCCGATCTCTCGCCCGGCGCTGAAACCCGTCTCCCGATCCTCGGCCGCAGCGCGGCGGGCGATACGGGCGGAATGCTCGGGCGGGGCGCCTGGCGCATCTTCACCGGCGCGCCGATTCCGGCCGGCGCCGACACTGTCGTCATGCAGGAGGATGTCACGCCGAACGGCGGGGAGGTCAGTCTGCCTCCCGGCCTGAAGCGCGGTGCTAATCTGCGCTTGGCAGGCGAGGATATCGCGCGCGGGCAGGTGGCCTTGCCGGCGGGGCGACGCCTGAGGCCG
Above is a genomic segment from Bosea sp. NBC_00550 containing:
- a CDS encoding Mrp/NBP35 family ATP-binding protein, which encodes MTVSQADVLRALELVELPASGQSLAASGRIGDILVDGGKVIFAIGIDATEAGAMEPVRKAAESAVGGLPGVTQVLVGLTADKAAASAGMQARQQAQRPGPGGAPKPTGVPGVKQIIAVASGKGGVGKSTTAANLAVALSTLGLKVGVLDSDIYGPSMPKIFGITGKPQLVSGRTLAPMEAYGLKVMSIGFLVDEETPMIWRGPMVISAITQMLREVAWGELDILVVDMPPGTGDAQLTMAQQVPLAGAVIVSTPQDLALLDARRGVAMFRKVAVPILGIVENMSYFICPQCGHQSDIFAHGGARHEAERLHIPFLGEIPLAMPIRETSDGGRPIVASDPQSSHAKAYIAVARQVQAGLGGAMRAAPRIVIE
- a CDS encoding sulfurtransferase TusA family protein yields the protein MDTIPLDLRGLKCPLPVLRVRKALRGARAGSLLVVQCTDPMTVIDLPNLARETGDAIELQGDADGALVFHIRKAA